The window atatatatatatatatatgtatgtgtgtgtgtgtgtgtgtgtgtgtgtgtgtgtgtgtgtgtgtgtacatttattacattacagtattattattcgTTAGACGGCATAAAACGTTAAATACCCTCAATAAAATTACACCATaagaattaattttattatatccaTCGCTATTCATGTAATCACAGGAATTCACTAGACAAGAGCATATGGTTTAACAAAAGAAATGAGCACAAATGACCCTTATTACCACTAGTCTTTGAAcgatctcctctcctcctgttcaCCCTTCGGAACAGCAGTAGTCCTCATGTCTTGCAATATACGGGTTGCAGAGGAGGTTGAGCAGCATCTGGATCTCCACATCGTTCGTCTCGTAAGATGAGTGGTGATCATCATTGCAATGCCACCACTTACCTGGGCAGTGGAGGAAATTTGGGTGTTAgtgagataacgataatgattatactactgaATGGGAAacgtataatattaatgattacagtTGGTATCATCGGTATAGGTTATGATAGCGATGGAAAATATCTTGTAAAGGAAGGTACTTGTGTAGATCTCGTTCGTATTGAGGCCCAAGTTCCAGAGTTCGTAGCATTCCTTGTAGTTGGCTAAGTTGAACGGAACCGTCGAGTCCCACTGCCACATCCCCGTGTTTCTAAAACGAACGAATCACGAAATCTACCTTACACAGAGGCCTTCAGCGGGAATCATAATAtcatttgtgtttatatctatctacagttCTTCAAAACCTACATAATTCCGCGGTGCCTTACCTGAAGACAGCCAACCAGAGCCAGGCATCCATGAAGGGAATGCTGTCTCGAAACTGGTTGTGACTCAGCACTTCCTTCCAAGGGATGCCTCCTCCGCCTTCCAAGTTGAACCACCTGTACCTGAGGGAAACAGACGCGCCTGAATACTGTACTGTTCGATTTAAAGGCTATGTTACAAAGGGGAAACTTCGCTATAAACTACATTTGCAAATTCTTTTAGGAAGTAACATTGGTTATTATAACTAAAGAGGCTTGCTGGACTAATGATTCAAATGACATTCACCACTAATAGTAGAATTAAAGTGCAACATGTAGTAGACATGATTGCAAAGTATCAGCTGATAACTAAATCAGATTTTAATGACCCCAACAATGAAGAGGAGAAATGCCATGCTAATGCCAACAGgaggcataaaaaaaaacttatctacttatctactaacCTACCTCTTAGCCATTTTAATTATCTATAATACAAAGAAGTAAATGAACCGATGAATTCTCATTATTTTGAAATCAAAGCTCCTGCGGAACTAAAATACGAAGAAGAgttagataaaagaagaaattgaagaagaagatttagaaggagaaattgaagaaggggaattaaaagatgaaaagggatatgaagaaaaataaaaggagaaaaggaataagaaagtttaaaagaaaagaaagataaacttttaaaaaagaaaaagaagaattataagaaaagaagacataggaattaaatgaagaaaaggagacagaagaattcaatgaagaaaaggagacagaagaattaaaagaagaaaaggaagaaaaattaaatgaagaaaaagaagaagaattaaatgaagaaaaggaagaagaatttaatgaagaaaaggagatagaagaattaaaggaagaaaaggaagaagaagaaaaggaagaagaattaaaagaagaaatgaaagaataagaagaattaaaaggaaaaaaaaggaaaaaataaaaattaaaagaaggaaaaaaaaaatatttaaggaagaagaattaaaagaagaaaataaagcacaagactaaaaagaaaaaaaatttaagacAACAAATCTGAATAataattaaacatacacacacacacacacacacacacacacacaaacacacacacacacacactcccacacacacaaacacacacacatacacacacacacacatacacacacacacacacacacacacacacactcccacacacacaaacacacacactcccacacacacaacaacaaagcaacacaatcaaaaaaaaaaaaaaatccgacttaCCGGCTCTGATGCCACCAGAGGACGCGCGTTCGTTCAGCCAGGCGGGTTAGAGGCCTCACCACGGGCCGCAGGAGAATCTCGGCCTCTGTGTATGGAGACAGTTCGTCCATAACTTGCTTCTGGTACAAGAACCATGTCCCGAGCCCTGGGGGAAAGAAGGGTTTACTTGACAATTACCTTCGGGATTGATAACtgtaatggattttttttattgttgttgttgttgtggttgttgttgttgttatcgttatcattatcattatcgttatcattatcattatcattatcattatcattatctttattattattgttattactattattgttgttattattattgttattactattatcatcattatcatcttcatcatcatcatccttatcattaatcttattatccttattactattgtcatcatcattactatcagtaatatcattatcattattgctattatcgttatcatcaacactatcataattattaatattactgttgttattgttattataattatgatcatcattactgttaatattatttttgttattattattattattattattattattattattattatcattattattattgttattgttgttgttattattattattattatcagtatcatcattatcaagaggaagagagagagaaaacaaaaggaaggaagagaagaaaataaaagaagaagtggaagaagaaggagaaagagtaggaaaagaaatagaagggagagaaaaaagaagaaaaaatagaaaaagaaaataagaaaaagaaaaatgaaataacaaagacgaaggagaagaagcagaagaaaaaatagaaaaagaaaatacacatacacacacatacacacacacacacacacacacacatagaaaaagaaaataagaaaaagaaaaaagaaataacaaagacgaaggagaagaagcagaagaaggggaTAAACTGCGTGGATGATAAATAAACAGCAAAACCAAAGTAAAGCATTTATCATTTATTGCAATTCCTTTTTATCCCCCTTTCCacagagcagaaagagaagagggatggaaaagaagggccaaagaaaaagggagaaagagaaagggtgagattgAAACTAAGAAGTAAGAAAACGATTTAGGAAAAGGGAATAtaacagaaaagaagaattatTATATGGAGAGAAATgcgaaaggaggaaatggaaaataacaagaaatcatAGAAGAAGACGACACTACAACAGAATCAcataatgaaagagggaaggagaggaagtaagaaggaaagaaagaatgggaggaa of the Penaeus chinensis breed Huanghai No. 1 chromosome 18, ASM1920278v2, whole genome shotgun sequence genome contains:
- the LOC125034650 gene encoding uncharacterized protein LOC125034650 → MFPLHDSDPSLEPYDLRVTLVWAPYASFTSPPTQTYRLKVTKFEEWLEQEVVPDVVVLGLGTWFLYQKQVMDELSPYTEAEILLRPVVRPLTRLAERTRVLWWHQSRYRWFNLEGGGGIPWKEVLSHNQFRDSIPFMDAWLWLAVFRNTGMWQWDSTVPFNLANYKECYELWNLGLNTNEIYTSKWWHCNDDHHSSYETNDVEIQMLLNLLCNPYIARHEDYCCSEG